Part of the Sediminispirochaeta bajacaliforniensis DSM 16054 genome, TCTTTCACTTCTTTACTTTTTTCCCGCCAGAAAAGTTTAAAGATGGGAGGATTCGTAATGAAATCGCCTTTTAGTGCTGATTGTGACATTACAGATCTTGCATGGGGGTTGCTAAGTGATACTGCTTGTGCGATTTATAATCAGTATTTATCTTTGTGCAATATGATTCCCTTTGAAAGGGACTATATACGTTGTTGTGGGGGAGGCTTTCGATCACCAACTTTGTGTCAGTTTCTTGCTGATTTAACGGAGAAAGATATCATCTTGTTAGGGGATTATTCACAGGCCTCGATAATTGGATGTGCTGATGTTTGCAATGAGTATTTTACTAGTAGTCGATCTACAGAGGACTCATGCATAACGTATAAGCCAAAGATCCATAAGGGTATACAGCAATACTATGAGGATTGGAACAATAATCGTCTAATCTTAAATAAATGATTAGCAAATGAAGAAAAACGACATTACGTTTTTACTACGTGCCTTTGTAGGCAAGGAGAGAGAAAATATCATGGACCCTTTTGAATTTCAGAACGAACGAAAAATAGTTGCCGATTATATGAATCGCTTATATGACCGGCAACTGACTACGGCAAGTGGTGGAAATATTAGTTTACGAATTGATGATGAAAAATTCTGCATTACCCCATCAGGTTTGGATAAAGGAAATCTTACACCCGATTTGATTGCAGTAGTTAAATTTGATGGAACAAATCTGACTCCCCATTTGCCCTTGAGCATCGAGACCGAAATGCACCGTATGGTGTTGCAGGCTCGGCCTGATATGCAGGCAGTTGTCCATGCGCACCCTACATATGCAAGCGCATATTCAACGGTGCAACCCAATAGTATAGACACAAAACTTACTGCTGAAGCATATTGTGTCTTAGGCGAGATTGTCAATGTGCCCTATAAAATGATGGGAACGAAGGGACTTGCTGAGGCTGTAGCACATGATATAAAAACTCATAAGGTATTATTGATGGAAAATCATGGTGCTATAGCGGTAGGTAAGACCATGTTGGATGCTTTTGACTGCCTGGAGTTATTGGAAAAATCTGCAATGATCACGTATATAACCCGGGATTTACCTGGAAGCCATAGTCTCAGCAAAGCACAAATTGCAGAACTTGATAACAGATAGTTCATGCTTTTAAGGCGGTGACGCATTTTGTATCACCTATGGGTTTATGAAATGCGTTTAATTCCCCTTTTTTCCAAAGCATGCAAATTGTAGATTCATACCTATCAGTGGTGTTTTCTTTTTCACACTGATAGGTAGAGTCTGCTCTTCGAATTTTATTCCTCTTGCCGTTTCTGGCGGATCCAAAATCCGTCATGCTTCCTTTGATGGGAAAGCCATTCTTTTCAATCCCGTAATGCCTCGATCTCCTGCTGCCTGAGGCCGGTAAGCTCGGCGATTTCCTCGATCGAGTAGCCTTTGGCCAGCATCTTTTTTGCAGTAATGACCGCCCGCTGCTTTTCGCCCTGCTCGACACCTTGTTCGAGCATCATCTGGTCATGCTCTTTCATTTTGGTAAGTAACATGGATTTCACCTCCACAATGTCGTTGATCCGGGACAAGACCGGTTGTTTTTGTTGCTCCTCGACGGAAGCAAAGAAGTTGTTCAGCCACTGGACCAGCAGCTGGACNNNNNNNNNNNNNNNNNNNNNNNNNNNNNNNNNNNNNNNNNNNNNNNNNNNNNNNNNNNNNNNNNNNNNNNNNNNNNNNNNNNNNNNNNNNNNNNNNNNNAGGAAGATGGGAGCTATGAGGTGGATTACGAAGGGTCGTACTATGGGGATGAAGAAGGGCTTGGAGAGGAGTGGGCGTTTCTGAGTGATGATGAAGGGAGAGTATGGCTTGAAGGAAGGAGAGGAGATGGCGCTGGAAGGATAGGGCGTTTTGTGATAAAGGCGATAGGTGATAAGATTTGTCCCGGAGATGATTTTCTTTTGAGCTTTGGGCTTAGCGGAGAAGGAGAGGTGAGAGGGAGAGCAGAAGAAGGTGATTTCTGTGGGGTGTACGACAAGAAGCTGTTGTGGAGGGCGAACCTGTACATAGGCGAAAGAGGAGAGGACTGGAACGACAGGCATCCGTGGAACAGTGAGGAGAATGAGTGGAACAGGTATCATGATGGGGTAAGTTTGTTTACCGGTTTGAACGATTTACCAATGGCGGATAGTAGCCAGATAACATTTAACGGTGAATCTGTAGGAATAGATGTGCCGGGGGGGCAGAATATCAAGATTTTTCCATATAGTCCAATCAGAAGAGCCGCAGATGATAAAGAGAGCATTCGAGGGCGTATCTCGTATAGTTATCCATCTCATCCGAGGGAAAAGGCGGAAGGAGATGCCGGAAGTATGGATAGTCCCTTTGATTTTATAAAAAAGATGCTTTTGGAGAAAAAGCTGCAACACGAGAAAGACGATAGCTGGGATTCGGCAGAGGCCCCTGAAGGGATATATGGGAATTACGAAAGGAGCAGAGATGGAGGGACGACAGCATATCTGCCTGGGCTTGGAATCTACTATTATGATAAAAATCATGATTCTTTAGATGATAGTGTGGAAGCAGATGTGGTTGGAAGAGATATCTTTGGAGGCTGGGAAATAGAGGCTGGAACAGATTGTATTGGTTTTGTGCAGAGATCGAAGAGCTATGACGGGAATGAATATGTCTGGAGAGATCTGATGAAAGGGATGACGGAGTATGGGAATGGCGTAGGAAGTGAAGACATCACGAATGTAATGAATTGCTATGATACCGTTAGAAATAGTAATACGAGGATATATCCGTACATTGGATCTGCTTCGAGGAAGATAACTTCAAGCAATGATAAATATGTTGAGAATGATGAAGCAAAATTTCTTAATGTAGAGAAGCTAGTACCTGGGGACATTTTCTTCTACGGGGATGATGTGACAGGAAGCAGTAAGGGGCATCATATAGCGATAGTCCAGGAAATTGAATATGGGGAGTTGGGACGAGAGACAGATATAGCAAAGATAACATTGATTGAGTCAACGTTGGACGGTTATATTCAATATGTTCAAAAAGGCAATTCTATCGAAAACTATAATGCGAAAGGAAAGAACTGGTTTCTTGTTCGTCTGATGAGTAAATGAGAGGAGAGAAAGAGGATGAAACGTATATATTGGATGGCCTTGTTACTAATAACATATCTATATCCTGTTGTAGCCGAACCCTATCATAGGTATCAAGAGGAAGAAGTTGCTACTTTTAGCATCGGCAAGGAAAGAAATGAATTCATGTATAAAAAAAATCATGATCCTGGGGCAAATGCGGGACCGAGTTCCATGGCGTTTTCCAAAGAAGGTGAATTATTTATCAGTGACACCTGGAACTATGCAATAAAAGGGTTGAATCAGTTATGGAGTGTTGAAGAGGTAATTGGTTGCAAAGATGAGTATTACAATTTTTTAGAGAGCTATTTCTTAGAAGTTGATACAGCAACTATTTTTGGAATGCAGAGCAGCAATGCCTACGGAATAGTGAATAGACAAGGGGAGAAGGTTATAGAAATAGATTTTCATCTTGATAGTATGGCAGAAATAAGAGAGAAAGATGCTTCCAATGTGGTGTCTTATAAGAGGTATATCTTCCAGTGGTTGAAGGATGGAGGAATAGTCTGTTTTTATAAGGAAGGGGAAGAAACGAAAGAGGTAAGGAATGAAGAAGTACAAGAGTTGATAAAGAATGATCCTCGTGGAGATCTTGCTGGTTTGAGCATAAACGAGGAGAACCGATTGTTTATTGAAGGCAGACCTTTGACAAGGGATTATAAAACATATATCCAATATTTCTTGGATACCTACAATATAGAAGAAGATCTCCAATACAGAGATGATAAAAGACATATATTTCGCCCTTTAAAGCAAACAAGTGGAAATCTGTCTCTGATAGGGGAAGATAGCGATGGGAATTGGTATTGGGATGTTTTACGAAAATATGTTTTTATTTTCAATAAAGAAGGATGGGTACTTGATGTTTTTCAATATGACGACAATATATCAAGCACCTTACCAGCCGTACATCCCAGCGGAGATATTTATTTTCTTGATTATGACACGGAAGGAGTGTATCTGTACCGGATAGAAAACGTATGGGATGCTGAAGGGAGAGGAGCCTGGTATGAAAGTGCTGGAGAGAGTTCTTTAAATTATGTTGATGGGGTGGTGAACGATGACCGGGTGAGGGTAAGAACTGCTCCCAATCTTGAAAGTGATACCTTGGGCTATGTGAACCGGGGAGATGCAGTGATGATTAAGGATGAGACGAAAGAGCTGATGAAGATAGGTGATATGGAAGCGGTATGGTACCGGATAGGCTTTGAAGGAAAAGAAGGCTGGGTATACGGCTGGTTTGTGGATAAAAAGTAGAGGAGGGGGCGGGAAGGGCAAAATCCTTTTTTTAATCCTGTACCCGTAATGCCTCGATCTCCTGTTGCCTGAGGCCGGTAAGCTCGGCGATTTCCTGAACAGAATAGCCTTTTGCCAGCATCTTTTTAGCGGTGATGACCGCCCGCTGCCTTTCGCCCTGTTCGAGCATCATTTGGTCATGCTCTTTCATTTTGGTAAGTAACATGGATTTCACCTCCACAATGTCATTGATCCGGGACAAGACCGGTTGTTTTTGTTGCTCCTCGACGGAAGCAAAGAAGTTGTTCAGCCACTGGACCAGCAGCTGGACTGCCTCAAGTTTCTCTTCGGTAATAATAGAAAGGAAGATATCGATCTCGGCCTCAAGCTCTTTGGGAGAGGAGTTCTCGGCATAGAAGACCGCAGAAAGGGCGTTCTTGATCTTCGCCAGGCTCTGCTTTGGAATCTGGTTCTCGATAACCGGATAGTACTGGAAAGAGGGGATGTACTTTTCCGGGATGGACTGTTCGATGAGGTCCCGGCTGTTAAGCGGAGCGGTCCACCTTCTGTCGCCGTT contains:
- a CDS encoding class II aldolase/adducin family protein, giving the protein MKKNDITFLLRAFVGKERENIMDPFEFQNERKIVADYMNRLYDRQLTTASGGNISLRIDDEKFCITPSGLDKGNLTPDLIAVVKFDGTNLTPHLPLSIETEMHRMVLQARPDMQAVVHAHPTYASAYSTVQPNSIDTKLTAEAYCVLGEIVNVPYKMMGTKGLAEAVAHDIKTHKVLLMENHGAIAVGKTMLDAFDCLELLEKSAMITYITRDLPGSHSLSKAQIAELDNR
- a CDS encoding SH3 domain-containing protein, which produces MKRIYWMALLLITYLYPVVAEPYHRYQEEEVATFSIGKERNEFMYKKNHDPGANAGPSSMAFSKEGELFISDTWNYAIKGLNQLWSVEEVIGCKDEYYNFLESYFLEVDTATIFGMQSSNAYGIVNRQGEKVIEIDFHLDSMAEIREKDASNVVSYKRYIFQWLKDGGIVCFYKEGEETKEVRNEEVQELIKNDPRGDLAGLSINEENRLFIEGRPLTRDYKTYIQYFLDTYNIEEDLQYRDDKRHIFRPLKQTSGNLSLIGEDSDGNWYWDVLRKYVFIFNKEGWVLDVFQYDDNISSTLPAVHPSGDIYFLDYDTEGVYLYRIENVWDAEGRGAWYESAGESSLNYVDGVVNDDRVRVRTAPNLESDTLGYVNRGDAVMIKDETKELMKIGDMEAVWYRIGFEGKEGWVYGWFVDKK